In a single window of the Cygnus olor isolate bCygOlo1 chromosome 5, bCygOlo1.pri.v2, whole genome shotgun sequence genome:
- the HARBI1 gene encoding putative nuclease HARBI1: protein MAVPIAVLDCDLLLYGRGHRTLDRFKLEDVTDEYLVSTYGFPRQFIYYLVELLGASLSRPTQRSRAISPETQILAALGFYTSGSFQTRMGDAIGISQASMSRCVANVTEALVERASQFIRFPEDEATVQSLKDDFYGLAGMPGVLGVVDCTHVPIKAPNAEDLSYVNRKGLHSLNCLMVCDARGVLLSAETHWPGSLPDCTVLQQAALTSQFENELHKDGWLLGDSSFFLRTWLMTPLHIPETPAEYRYNMAHSATHNVIERTFRTIRSRFRCLDGSKGTLQYSPEKSSHIILACCVLHNISLEHGLDVWSSPATGHVEQPEEEYEQMESMDSEACRIRQELLLTHFS from the exons TGTACGGCCGCGGGCACCGCACGCTGGACAGGTTCAAGCTGGAGGATGTCACGGACGAGTACCTGGTGTCCACGTACGGCTTTCCCCGACAGTTCATCTACTACCtggtggagctgctgggagccagcCTCTCGCGCCCCACGCAGCGCTCCAGGGCCATCAGCCCGGAGACGCAGATCCTTGCCGCGCTGGGTTTCTACACCTCCGGCTCCTTCCAGACCCGCATGGGGGACGCCATTGGCATCAGCCAAGCCTCCATGAGCCGCTGCGTTGCCAACGTCACCGAGGCGCTGGTGGAAAGAGCCTCGCAGTTTATTCGCTTTCCTGAGGATGAAGCCACGGTGCAGAGCCTGAAGGATGACTTCTACGGGCTGGCGGGCATgccgggggtgctgggggtggttGACTGCACCCACGTGCCGATCAAAGCGCCGAACGCCGAGGACCTGTCCTACGTGAACCGAAAGGGCCTCCACTCCCTGAACTGCCTGATGGTGTGCGACGCCAGAGGAGTCCTGCTGAGTGCAGAAACGCACTGGCCAGGCAGCCTGCCTGACTGCACCGTGTTACAGCAGGCAGCCCTTACAAGCCAGTTCGAAAATGAGCTACATAAAGATGGCTGGCTACTTG GTGACAGCTCCTTCTTTCTCCGAACCTGGCTGATGACCCCTCTGCACATCCCCGAGACACCCGCGGAATATCGCTACAACATGGCGCACTCCGCCACCCACAACGTCATTGAGCGGACGTTCAGAACCATTCGATCGCGCTTCCGCTGCCTGGATGGGTCCAAAGGCACCCTGCAGTATTCCCCAGAGAAATCCAGCCACATCATTCTGGCCTGCTGCGTGCTTCATAACATCTCTCTGGAACACGGGCTGGACGTGTGGTCCTCCCCGGCCACAGGACACGTGGAGCAGCCCGAAGAGGAGTATGAGCAGATGGAATCAATGGACTCGGAAGCCTGTCGTATTCGTCAGGAGCTTCTGCTTACTCACTTTAGCTAG